The sequence TAATCCGGGGTCCAGCAAAAATCATAGCATTGGTTGCCGGTTACCAGTGCGGGGATCGTCATGGCAAAGGGGTTATAGTAGCCCTTGTACAGCAAACCGAATTCAAAAGGCTCGTCGGGCCGTTTCTGCTTGCGCAATTCCAGCAGCAGGTCACGACTGAACGTGTTGAACTGGATATTGGTTACCTCGGGAAAGCGTCGCAACAGCCGATAGACACTGCGCACGACTTCGGCATCGGGATAATGCATCTTGCCGATATCCAGCCCCTCATGCAGCGGGTTGTTTTCGATCAGTTCGTCCCAGACCTTGATTTCGATCAGCAGCTTTTTGCTTTGGTCCGTGTTGCGGTAGATTTCCAGAAAATGATCCAGCGTGGCGATCCGGTATCGGGCGTTGACCTTGTGATTGATGCAATCGAGAGCAGCCAGAGTCTCAACCGTTTGTTGGGCGACGATGAGACGGGTTTTGTCCCCCTTGGCAAAACAGTTATAGTCGGACAGCACCGGATCGTGATGCAGAATGATGCGGCCATCCCGCACCATATGCACATCCATCTCGATTGCCTCGACATCCATTGCGAGCGAGGCGCGGAAGCCTTCTTCGGCATTTTCAGGATATTCCAGGCCGGCGGTTTTGTGACTGATAAGCAGGTCGGTGGCGGTCTGTTTGCTGGCATAGCCGGGATCGGGTTTCATAATGAAATAGGCGCCCGCGCCGAGCAACAATAATATTGCCAATAAAACCAGTCGTCTCATTCCTCCGCTCCCCCCGGATAGGAGCGACCATATTCTTCATTTTGGTCAAGCTTGCAAGTCTGCGCCCGGGTTGGGGGGCGACCAAAGGGCCGGAACATGACAGTTTGAGGATCATAAAAAAACCCGCTTCTGCCAAGGCAGAAGCGGGCAAGTCGCACTTGGCAACCCTGTAACCGGTCTAGAAAAAGCCCGTCACCGCGGCCAGCGCCACGACCGCCAATGCGGTCGACAGGCCCAGCACGATGATCATGTGGCGAGTGGTAAAGCCCTGGCGGGCTCTGGTTTTGTCCAATTGTTTCTTCATAGTTTTTTCCTGAATTTTAATGGCGGACGCGGGCTACATGCTGGCCGACAGCATCCACGACGATTCTTCCAGCACTCCGATCCGCGCAGTCAGCAGATCCGCCGTAAAAACATCGTCTGCCTCTTCGGCGGTCTTGACGAATTCGCGCATCTGGTCGGCCACGGTGAGCGTATCGTCCGAAAGCTGTTTGAGCATGGATTCGACATCGCCATATTTGACCTGGTCCTTGATCGCGCTATTCTCGATATAGGTGGACAGGCCAACCGGCGTCTTCGCGCCGAGCGCCCGGATTCTTTCGGCGATTTCATCGATCGATGCCGCCAGATCTTCATATTGCGCTTCGGTCAGCTTGTGGACGCCGTGAAATTGCGGGCCGGTCACGTTCCAGTGCACCGCCTGCGTCTTCTGGTACAGCACATAGGTAGAGGCCAAAGCTTCGCCCAGCTTCTCTGCCATGGTGGCACGATCCGCCTTTTTGATGTCGCTTTTCATCTCGCGAAGTTCTGCAGATTTGATTGTTGCGGTCATTGTTATAATCTTCCTTTCATTCTGGTGCGCTCGACGAACGGGCGGAGCGCGGTTCCTGACCATGATTACGCCCTGCCTCGCGATTGGTTCCGTTTAACCGATGGAAAGATCGGCAGAAAAACCTGCCTATCGATAGCCGCCAAGAGCGGGGGCGACAGAAACAGCCCGGGAAGCGCCGGTGAAAAACGGGGAACCAATCCGCTTTCCGTTGCGTAGACCTGTCATAACCCCCAACGAAAGGACGACAGAAATGACGAACATTTCAAACGCAAAAATAGCCATATTGGCCACCGACGGCTTTGAAAAATCGGAGCTTTTCGAACCGAGAAAACAGCTCGCCGACGCCGGCGCGGATGTCACCATCGTGTCGCTGGAAAGCGGCTCGATCAAAAGCTGGGATGAAAAAGACTGGGGCGAGAGCATCGACGTCGATATCACCGTCGATAATGCCAAAGAAAGCGATTTTGACGCGCTGGTCCTGCCCGGCGGACAGATGAACCCGGACATATTGCGGGTCGAGGACAAGGTCATCGACTTCGTGCAGGCCTTTTTCAATGCCGGCAAGCCGATCGCCGCCATCTGCCACGCGCCATGGCTGCTGATCGAGGCGGATCTGGTGCAGGGCCGCAATGTCACCGGCTATCCCTCGATCAAGACCGACCTGATCAATGCCGGCGCGAAATTTGAAGACAGCGAAGTGGTGGTCGACAACGGCCTGATCACCTCGCGCGATCCCGGCGATCTCGACGCATTTTGCGCCAAGATTATCGAGGAAGTCAAAGAAGGCATCCACAAGCGTACGAAAAAAGCGGCCTGATGATTGGGTAGCGAGGCGTTCGGGCCGGCTCTTTCCGGGCCGGCCTGTAGCGGCAAATAACGGCTGATTAGCCTTTTATCCTGCCTCTGCGTCGACTCGCCTCAATAACCTTAACAAAAGGGACCGTCGCTTTTTAGCCAGCATTTCGTATGGAAAAATGCCATTTTTGTAACCCCAAGGAGTAATATATGAAGAATTTTCTGACCCTCGTGACCGGCGCTGCATTGCTCGCGGCGACCCCGGCCCTGGCACAAGAAGCAGCTCCCGCTGTCGACGTCCAGGCCGGCATGAAGGTATTCGGGCCCAATGGCGGGCCAGTGGGTACGGTGGAATCCGTGGCCGGTGGTGCCGTTGTCGTGGATACCGGTACCAACAAGGCGGCGCTTTCGCCGGACGCATTTGCCAAGGCTGAAAATGGCGTTTCGATCACCATGACCAAGGTTGATCTCGATGCGGCGGTGGAAAAAGCCGCGGCCGATGCCAGGGCCCAGCTGCTCGCTGCGCTGACCCCGGGCACCGAAGTGAAAACCGTAACCGGTGCTGCCGTCATCGGTACCATTCAGGAAAATGACGCCGAATATGTGACTGTCGACCATGAAGGCGTGCCGGTCAAACTGCCGGTCGAAGCCTTCATGGCCCAGGCCGACGGTGTTTCGATCACGATGACCGAAGACCAGTTCAAAGCCGCGCTTTCCGGTACCCAGTAAGCCAATCGCCCTGGCGGCGGCAGGACAGGGTTCCTGCCGCTGCTAGGAGCTGAATTTCAATCCCAGCTCATACATTGCGATAGCCGCCTGGGCCGCTTCGCCGCCCTTGTTCTTTCGCGTCTTGTCCGCGCGGGCCAGCGCCTGCTCTTCATTTTCCGTCGTGATAATGCCGTTGCCGACCGCTGCCCCGTCCATGGTCAATGCCATGATACCGCGCGCGCTTTCACCGGCGACAATCTCGAAATGATAGGTCTCGCCGCGGATCACCACGCCGATCGCGACAAAGCCGTCATATTGTTCGCTGTCGATCGCCATCGAAATCGCGCCGGGAATTTCCAGCGCGCCGGGCACGGTGATGACCTCATGCTCGTGCCCCGCCGCCTTCAGCGCATCGGTCGCGCCTTCGATCAGCATGTCGTTGAGATGGTCGTAGAACCGCGCTTCGACGATCAGGAATTTTGCCATTTTATGTCTCTTTCTGTTTCTAGAGCCCCTCCTTTTCAAAGGAGGGGTTGGGGTGGTTTCTCTCGTAAAAGACCAGGTCTTCGTTTTTCCATCCAATTCCGATGGTACCATAGTTGGTCGCTGACGCGAGCGATGCTTGCGCATCGCCACCACCCCTTGATCCCCTCCTCTGAAGAGGAGGGGGCTATGATTGTCAGGCCGTCTCCAACCGCTCGCTATTTGCACCGGCCTGCTTGCCCGGCACCGCGCGCTGGCCGACGATCCGCAGGCCATAAGCATCCAGCCCGACCAGATCATGGCTGGTGTTGGTCAGCAATTCCATATCATGGACGCCAAGCTCACTGAGGATCTGCGCGCCGACGCCATAGTCGCGCTGCTGGTCCATCGGTGGCGGCTTGCCGCCTGCCAGGCTGCGGACCTGCTGAGAGAAAAAGTCGGGCTGGCGCGGATTGATGAATACGATCACGCCGGCCCCTTCCTCGCCAATGATCCTCATGGATTCCTCGATCATGCTGGGGCGGCCGTTGTCCTGCGCAAACAGGTCGGGGAACATCGTCGTGGCATGCATCCGCACCAGAGTCGGTTTGTCGGGGTCGACATGGCCCTTCTGCAGCACGATCTGCTCGCTCTCGGTCGCCATATTATAATAGGTAATGGCCGTCCATTCCCCGCCCCAGCGGCTGGTGAAACGGGCCTCTGCCCGGCGTTCGGTCAGATGGTCGTGGCGCAGGCGATAGGCAATCAGGTCCCGGATCGTGCCGATCTTCATGCCATGATGCTGGGCGAATTCGATCAGATCATCAAGCCGGGCCATCTCGCCGTCGTCCTTCATGATCTCGCAGATCACGCCGGCCGGGTTCAGGCCGGCAAGCCGGGAGACATCGACCGCCGCTTCGGTGTGACCGGCACGGACCAGCACGCCGCCGTTGCGCGCCTGCAGCGGGAAGATATGGCCGGGGGTGACAATCTCTTCCTTGCCCTTGGTCCGGTCGATCGCGACAGCAACCGTGCGCGCGCGGTCGGCGGCGCTGATCCCGGTGGTGACGCCGTCGCGCGCCTCGATCGAAATGGTGAAGGCGGTCTCATAGGCGCCGCGATTGTTCTGGCTCATCATGTCAAGGCCCAGTTCCTCGACCCGGTCCCGCGTCATCGCCAGACAGATCAGCCCGCGACCATATTTGGCCATGAAGTTAATCGCGTCGGGGGTCGCCATCTGCGCCGGAATGATCAGATCGCCCTCATTCTCGCGGTCCTCGTCATCGACTAGGATATACATCCGCCCGTTGCGCGCTTCGTTGATAATCTCTTCTGCCGATGCCATGACCCCGCTGCCGCCGCGCGCCAGATAGGTCTCCAGCTTGCCGAGCGTTTCCGCCGTCGGGTTCCAGTCATCCTGACCCAGGCTGCGCAGGCTGTTGGCATGGAGGCCGGCAGCACGGGCGAGGCCAGCACGGGTTTCTTCGCCGGAATCGATCAGTTCGATCAGTTGCTCAATCAGGATTTTGCTCATGGACTCGGCCTTTCAATGTGATGTTGCGAATCGATTATCACATTGTAATGTGACCGGTCTAGGGTAAATATCACATTGGGGTCACATGCTGTGTTGCCGGCCGGGAAATTATATTTCAAACTTTACACATTTTACAGGGTTATAGAATTGAAAATCTGCTGGTTGATGAAAGCGGTCATTGGGCCGGTTTGGGCGCGGATTTGCAGGTGTTTGGGTCATAGTCGCGTGTTAGCATTGGTGGCGTGATGTAGGAAAGAGGGGTGTGGTTTGGAACTTAGGGGCACTGTCACCGTCATGTGGAATAGCTTGTGTTTAGGGGTTATTGCACCTGTCACCGTAATACCAATAGGGATGTTGCGGACATTGGAACTGCGCCACACTATTTTAGTTTCGTGAGTTCGAAGCTTCCAAATTTGATCAGGAGTTCCCCATTGTTTGTCTGCAAGCTGAGTGAAGCAGTTTGCGTCTCAATACACTCCGTTAGTTCATAGTGTTCGATCTCTGCGAGATCATCATCTCCGGGAGTACGGAAATATTCGATTTCATCTTCGACGCTTGCAAGTTGCTTGAAAGTAAGACGAAATTTTTCGTACGGTCGGTACTCTCCGTGTTTTGTTCCTTCGCTTCCGGGTTCACCCATAGCGGTGTCGATATCCAAAACAAAGAAACCATCGTTGTGCGATACGCCAATTATCCAAGCCTCATCATGAAGAAATAGAGTTTTGAGAGCGGCTTCTATCTTTGCGTATTTACTCATATCGAAACAGTTTAACTGTGAGGCGGCAATTCTGCAATCGTCCGCTTTCGGGATATTGCGGACGCTAGGATTCTGTAAAATCAGGGTGGCAGCGCACTCAATTCTGAGCACTATTTTTAGCTTCTCCTTTGATGAGGAGGGGCTTTGATTGATCGATACCACCACTTCCCCTTTTCCCTTGGCGGAACCTTTCACCATCCGATACGCTATTAGCCCATGGCAAAAGCGAAACACTGGATCGAGCCGCATCCGCAGGGCATCTACGTTCGCCCGGCCGACGTCTGGATCGATCCCTCCACACCGCAGAAGCACGCAGTAGTCACCCACGGCCATGCCGACCATGCGCGCGGCGGGCATGGGGATGTGTGGGCGACGCCGGAGACGCTGGCGATCATGGGCTTGCGCTATGGGACCGAGGCGGGAACGGCGATTGATTATGGCGAGGGGTTCGAGCGTGGCGGGGTGCGGTTCAGCCTGCATTCGGCGGGCCATGTGCTGGGCTCGGCGCAGGTGCTGATGGAATATCAGGGCGAGCGGGTGGTCGTTACCGGCGATTACAAGCGCCGCCCCGATCCGACTTGCGCGCCGTTCGAGCTGGTGCCGTGCGATATTTTCATTACCGAGGCGACCTTTGGCTTGCCGGTGTTCCAGCATCCGCCGATCGCGGGCGAAATCGCCAAGATCTTCGCGCGGCTGGAAGCGGAGCCGGACAGCAGCATCCTCGTCGGCGCCTATGCGCTGGGCAAGGCGCAGCGGGTGATTGCCGAGCTCCGCCGGGCGGGCTGGGACAAGCCGATCTATCTGCACGGCGCGCAGGTCCGGATGTGCGAACTTTATGAGGAACTCGGCGTGTCGCTGGGCGAATTGCGGCTGGTGATGGACACGCCGAAGG comes from Sphingorhabdus sp. YGSMI21 and encodes:
- a CDS encoding DNA starvation/stationary phase protection protein, with translation MTATIKSAELREMKSDIKKADRATMAEKLGEALASTYVLYQKTQAVHWNVTGPQFHGVHKLTEAQYEDLAASIDEIAERIRALGAKTPVGLSTYIENSAIKDQVKYGDVESMLKQLSDDTLTVADQMREFVKTAEEADDVFTADLLTARIGVLEESSWMLSASM
- the ribB gene encoding 3,4-dihydroxy-2-butanone-4-phosphate synthase, yielding MSKILIEQLIELIDSGEETRAGLARAAGLHANSLRSLGQDDWNPTAETLGKLETYLARGGSGVMASAEEIINEARNGRMYILVDDEDRENEGDLIIPAQMATPDAINFMAKYGRGLICLAMTRDRVEELGLDMMSQNNRGAYETAFTISIEARDGVTTGISAADRARTVAVAIDRTKGKEEIVTPGHIFPLQARNGGVLVRAGHTEAAVDVSRLAGLNPAGVICEIMKDDGEMARLDDLIEFAQHHGMKIGTIRDLIAYRLRHDHLTERRAEARFTSRWGGEWTAITYYNMATESEQIVLQKGHVDPDKPTLVRMHATTMFPDLFAQDNGRPSMIEESMRIIGEEGAGVIVFINPRQPDFFSQQVRSLAGGKPPPMDQQRDYGVGAQILSELGVHDMELLTNTSHDLVGLDAYGLRIVGQRAVPGKQAGANSERLETA
- a CDS encoding glycerophosphodiester phosphodiesterase family protein encodes the protein MRRLVLLAILLLLGAGAYFIMKPDPGYASKQTATDLLISHKTAGLEYPENAEEGFRASLAMDVEAIEMDVHMVRDGRIILHHDPVLSDYNCFAKGDKTRLIVAQQTVETLAALDCINHKVNARYRIATLDHFLEIYRNTDQSKKLLIEIKVWDELIENNPLHEGLDIGKMHYPDAEVVRSVYRLLRRFPEVTNIQFNTFSRDLLLELRKQKRPDEPFEFGLLYKGYYNPFAMTIPALVTGNQCYDFCWTPDYEEVRGWLNDNDIDIFIPHFDQATSLPFRCGFQRHIMQDSGDLTVIPWTLNAAKQWSTFEAGSFDGILTDKPTGYRAWASD
- the ribH gene encoding 6,7-dimethyl-8-ribityllumazine synthase; this encodes MAKFLIVEARFYDHLNDMLIEGATDALKAAGHEHEVITVPGALEIPGAISMAIDSEQYDGFVAIGVVIRGETYHFEIVAGESARGIMALTMDGAAVGNGIITTENEEQALARADKTRKNKGGEAAQAAIAMYELGLKFSS
- a CDS encoding type 1 glutamine amidotransferase domain-containing protein translates to MTNISNAKIAILATDGFEKSELFEPRKQLADAGADVTIVSLESGSIKSWDEKDWGESIDVDITVDNAKESDFDALVLPGGQMNPDILRVEDKVIDFVQAFFNAGKPIAAICHAPWLLIEADLVQGRNVTGYPSIKTDLINAGAKFEDSEVVVDNGLITSRDPGDLDAFCAKIIEEVKEGIHKRTKKAA
- a CDS encoding ligase-associated DNA damage response exonuclease codes for the protein MAKAKHWIEPHPQGIYVRPADVWIDPSTPQKHAVVTHGHADHARGGHGDVWATPETLAIMGLRYGTEAGTAIDYGEGFERGGVRFSLHSAGHVLGSAQVLMEYQGERVVVTGDYKRRPDPTCAPFELVPCDIFITEATFGLPVFQHPPIAGEIAKIFARLEAEPDSSILVGAYALGKAQRVIAELRRAGWDKPIYLHGAQVRMCELYEELGVSLGELRLVMDTPKEEMRGQIIIAPPSALTDKWSRRLPNPVTAMASGWMRVRGRARQRGVEIPLVISDHADWDELTETIRELAPRETWITHGSEDGLLRWCELHQIKARALAMVGREEGDDG